From the genome of Populus trichocarpa isolate Nisqually-1 chromosome 15, P.trichocarpa_v4.1, whole genome shotgun sequence, one region includes:
- the LOC7463133 gene encoding uncharacterized protein LOC7463133, translated as MLQAKSSSTGSVGNWGPVIVAVVLFVLLTPGLLFQIPGKSRVVEFGNMQTSGASIAVHAIVFSGLITIFLVAIGVHIYAAK; from the exons ATGCTACAAGCAAAATCATCATCTACAGGATCAGTTGGAA ATTGGGGGCCAGTGATAGTAGCAGTGGTGCTGTTTGTGCTGTTAACACCGGGGCTGCTGTTTCAGATACCTGGAAAGAGCAGGGTGGTGGAGTTTGGGAATATGCAGACAAGTGGTGCTTCCATTGCTGTACATGCTATTGTTTTTTCTGGGCTCATCACTATCTTCCTTGTTGCCATTGGTGTTCACATCTATGCCGCTAAGTAA
- the LOC7454731 gene encoding gamma carbonic anhydrase-like 2, mitochondrial — MATTLARIARQSLTTTTNLSLNRHFVTEAAAASTASSKSITPSVDRVKWDSRGQRQIIPLGQWLPKVAVDAYVAPNVVLAGQVTVYDGASVWNGAVLRGDLNKITVGFSSNVQERCVVHAAWNSPTGLPAETSIERYVTIGAYSLLRSCTIEPECIIGQHSILMEGSLVETHSILEAGSVLPPGRRIPTGELWAGNPARFVRTLTHEEILEIPKLAVAINDHSKTHFSEFLPYSTVYLEVEKLKKKLGISV; from the exons atggcaaccACCCTAGCAAGAATCGCTCGACAATCcctaaccaccaccaccaatctCTCACTTAACCGTCACTTCGTAACGGAGGCGGCTGCGGCTTCGACAGCGTCTTCAAAATCGATAACGCCATCAGTAGATCGAGTGAAATGGGACTCCCGAGGACAGAGGCAAATAATTCCGTTAGGTCAATGGCTACCGAAGGTAGCTGTGGATGCATACGTGGCACCAAATGTGGTACTCGCGGGTCAAGTTACTGTGTATGATGGAGCATCAGTTTGGAATGGAGCTGTCCTACGTGGCGATCTTAATAAGATCACCGTCGGTTTTAGCTCTAATGTTCAAGAACGGTGTGTCGTTCACGCTGCCTGGAACTCTCCTACAG GACTGCCAGCAGAGACATCTATTGAAAGGTATGTTACCATTGGTGCATACAGTCTCCTGCGGTCCTGCACAATTGAGCCGGAGTGCATTATTGGGCAGCATTCTATCCTTATGGAAGGATCATTGGTGGAGACACACTCCATCCTGGAAGCTGGGTCTGTGCTTCCCCCAGGAAGGAGAATTCCAACAGGTGAACTTTGGGCAGGAAATCCAGCAAGGTTTGTCAGAACACTGACCCATGAAGAGATACTAGAAATCCCTAAACTAGCTGTTGCAATTAATGATCACAGCAAAACCCATTTCTCAGAGTTTCTCCCGTACTCCACAGTATATTTAGAGGTTGAGAAGTTGAAGAAGAAGCTGGGGATTAGTGTTTGA
- the LOC7463134 gene encoding truncated transcription factor CAULIFLOWER D → MGRGKVELKRIENSASRQVTFSKRRNGLLKKAFELSILCEAEVSLIIFSPSGKFYQFSSHDMERSVARYRSEVGLPGTNDQRSRSLEFWRCEIEELRRTITKTEAQLRHFIGEDIAPLGLKELKQLERQLKTGVERIRSKKKRVISEHIKLLKSEQRALQEENARLQKRLHELPDANVSSRIPEPNACNAFHQQRIFLEGSHQ, encoded by the exons ATGGGGAGAGGGAAAGTGGAGCTAAAAAGAATAGAGAATTCAGCTAGCAGGCAAGTAACCTTCTCAAAGAGAAGAAATGGGCTTCTAAAGAAAGCTTTCGAGCTTTCAATTCTCTGCGAAGCTGAAGTTTCCCTCATTATTTTCTCTCCAAGCGGAAAGTTTTACCAGTTTTCAAGTCATGA CATGGAGAGGAGCGTTGCTCGGTACCGGAGTGAAGTCGGTCTGCCTGGAACAAATGACCAACGCTCTAGATCCTTGGAG TTTTGGAGATGTGAGATTGAAGAGTTAAGGAGAACAATAACTAAAACAGAAGCACAGCTTAG GCACTTTATTGGAGAAGATATAGCACCGCTGGGGTTGAAAGAGTTGAAGCAACTGGAGCGACAGTTAAAGACAGGGGTTGAGCGTATCCGCTCTAAGAAG AAACGAGTCATCTCAGAGCACATCAAATTGTTGAAGAGCGAG CAAAGAGCCCTTCAAGAGGAGAATGCTCGTCTTCAGAAAAGA TTGCATGAGCTGCCCGATGCCAATGTAAGCTCGAGGATTCCGGAACCAAATGCATGTAATGCTTTTCATCAGCAAAg GATTTTTCTTGAGGGATCTCACCAATAA